CTTTAATCGTAAAAGTTTGGTTTATTAAATATATAGGTGTTTTTACTTCATTTTTACTTTCTATCTCACTACTTTGGTTATAATCATATATTATAGCTAATAGTTTCTTATCAAGTGTATCATTTCCGGTAAAAGGTACAATAAATGTCCCCTTTTCAAAAAAATTATCTATTCTATTATTAAAACAAATGTCTGTTATATTTGCTGTAAAATTACTTGCTCCCCAATATACTGGAATTTTCTCTTGTAAAAAGTCGTTTACTAAATGTCTTGTTTTACAAAATATAAGGTTTTCAATAGTTTTATTTTCATGTAAAGTAAATGGTATAATAAATCCATAACATGAAAAAGAATTATCTAAACTTTTCGAATCGACTGCATGCTGATTTATTATTACTCCTAAAAAAATAAAAACTAGAATAAGAGATTTTATTCTCTTATTTATTATGCCTCCTCTCATATAATACTATATGTCATTTATGGTCCAGTTATAAAATTTACTATATTTCTGTCAATATAGCAATTAACGATAAATCGGTACTTTAAAAAATTAGAAAATAATTTTGTTTATTGATCTAATCAAAAAGCTTTATAAACTTAAAACTCTGTGAATCAAAAAGACCTTTGTCAGTGAGTTTTAATTTTGGAATCACAGGTAATGCCATAAATGAAAGTGCCATAAAAGGTGATTTCAATTTACATCCAAGATTTTTTATTTCTTTATTCATAAATGTATATTTCTTTGCAACCCAATCATATTTTTTATCACTAATTATTCCAGCAATTGGAAGAGGAAGAACATCTTTAGTATCTGGTGATACGATACTAATTCCTCCTTTATTTTTAATAATTAAATTTATAGTTTTACAAATATCTTTGTCGTT
Above is a genomic segment from Candidatus Thermoplasmatota archaeon containing:
- a CDS encoding adenine deaminase C-terminal domain-containing protein, producing MAHDSHNIIALGVNDKDICKTINLIIKNKGGISIVSPDTKDVLPLPIAGIISDKKYDWVAKKYTFMNKEIKNLGCKLKSPFMALSFMALPVIPKLKLTDKGLFDSQSFKFIKLFD